TTGAACGCGAGGACTAGTATACTTTTCATGTTGGTCGCCATGTTAGTAGTAGCCTGTTTTAGCGTAATGCAGCAATCTCGTTTCCATAGCCTACTATGAACGTATGGCCTACTGTGACATATTTTGAAATTACAAACGATTACGTTCGTTGGAATGTCGCTATCAATCATCCACTTCCATCAGCACTTCAAACCACCTCAAACCAGACTGACTACATACCAGACGCAGTGCTACCCAATTCAGTGGCAgacaataaatattatgcAGATTGCGAATCATCTGCCGAAGAATGCACCATTATTTTGGGCACCTTCGATAACCGTCGTCATGAGCCCACATTCCTGAACCATGATGAGTCCGTGGTTTCGAAAttgctggcaaaaaaaaaatcccccacTCCAATCGCATCTCGCGTATCTTCTGCATTGTCATTACGGTCTCATGATTATAATACACTTTTCTGGTGTAATCACAACATCGAGACACCTGGGACACCTGACAGCCCAGGGGGGAAGTTATCGCGGGAATAGGGCTCGTAGCTCAAAACTACGCGGTTCCCtttccgattttccaccgCGATGAAATTTGCATTCCGCGTTTGATTAGATTTCTACtcttaaaaaaatgtattgCTAGCCTCTCGATCATACTTTATCGGGCTAGCTCGGTCGCGCTCTGTGCTTAGCGGGTTGTCTCTGATAACACCGAGACAACGCCGTACCGGCTCGTGAGATACCACCGATAGACGGTTTCGGTTATTAAAACCACTAGCGAACCACCCAGTCTGTTTCAGTCAAGCGTGCTCCTAGTTCAGATCGTACACATACGATGGGACGTACCGTCAGTTTAGTTTCAAAgtgcctgctgctactgctggtggtggccaatggAGGTAGGTGTTTCGTGTGAAacatatgtgtgtatgtgtgtgtatgtgtgtgtgatttgcaGTGTGCAGCGGATCTAACATACGTTGGAATGACTACACCAACTGCTTTTCTTTGCAGTCAACGCGCAGGTAGTGTGCTACTTTTGTCAGAATTGTGGCTACAATCCACTGGAAGCCATAGTGTGCGGAGGCAGCGGTATAGTGAATCCAACGGGCCCTCCGACATATCCAACGACCTATCCAACGACACCGTTTTACCCAACCTTGGGCCCCTGGTATCCACCGCTAACCACAATTAGACCGTGGCCCAAGAACTACGGTTACGTCTGCTACCGAGTGCAGCGCTGGGGTAAGGGTAACTTCCCTTGCGGAAGCTAGGATCTCCTAACGGACCCTTTTTGATTTCACACGATCCATTTTGGCGCATTTCAGCTCCCAACCTGGGCCAGTACGTTACCGATCGGGGATGTGCATTGCAACTACAAACATACGAAACGACCTGTAACAGCGTCACCGGTGGCCAGGGCTATCAGTACTGCGACTTTTGTAATTACCAGCTGTGCAACTACTGAGCCAACCACCGTCACGCGCAGCGCGGCACGCAGAGAGATGGCCACTGCGACAGATCCCACCATAAGGGTTATGGGGTAGGGTTAGCCAAATCAATCATTCCGCCCAAGGTCGGATTGGCGTGAGATGTGTGGGAGATACAGACGCTATCAGCCTTATCGGCACACAATACATACAGCATCCAATAAACAGGTCATCACCCGTCCATTCCTGCGAGTCGGGAGGAAAACACAGTAACCATGTGCGTTGTGGAGCGGTTATGTTAACCGTGTGACATCAtcgtagtagcagcaggctGTGATACTCAACAGTGCCTTCACGTGTGTCTTCATGTACGTGGATCCGTACGAAAGGCTTTGCGTGAAGGAATTCACTGCACTAGCTAGCCGACGCTCCTGCATGCGACCGGCAGCAGGGATAGTGGCAAAGTTATTCACCGTGGACTTTGGAGGCCAAATTCAGATCTACAATATTCGTTTGACCTACCTTTCCTTCTTTAAATTCACATTCCACCTTTTGCAATTCGTGTGTGCCGAGTATGGAGTTAAGTGTCTCTGTTTGGCGTTAGTAATAGGATCTATAATTATTTCATTATCCCTTAACCTAGGCGAGCACCTTACAGTTGTACTGGCGTATATGTCCGTGAAACTACCGAAACAAGCGGTTGGCACTAGTTGGCACACAAATGGTACGTGAGGATCAATTTCGTCCCAGACTCAAGCAGACTATCCAAGTTCATTTGAGCTTCTTAGTATCCTTTCTGTACCGACACGTCACTGACACATTCAAACAAGGCTCGGTTCAAGATCGTGGACCTTGGATTTCTGGCCGCCCGTTTGGCAAATACCGTATCacaaaaccggaccggaacacCTAGCCAAGGCGGCGACCGGGAACGGTTTCTCCGCtctacaccaccatcaccaccaccaccaccggtgtctGGTGTCCTGTGGCAAACTGCCACTGCTAGCCACTACCTGTGTACCGTGGGCTCTAGAGGGCTGATCGGGCTGTGCATTGCCTCACCGTTGGGCAACAACTGGCACGGTAAGCTAGTAGGCTACGCGTACCAACCTCGGTACTCCGATCCAGTACTTCTGAAAGTAGGTCCTCATACCATCCTTACTCATTGCAATCTGCTTGCAACAATGAACGAGTGCATAACCCATTTATTTGCGCCGCATGGTGGGGGTTATTGGATTTTTTgatattcgattcgattccaatACTTCGCTAGTGAGCCTAGGTAGTACACAGTccatgatgtgtgtgtgtgtgtctgtgtgctgggTTTGTGTTGCGCGAGTTTAATCGAAGCCAGTACCCAGCACAAGCCAGCTCTCCGACAGTGGGTGGTTGCCGGTGACCCGGTTAGTTACCCGGGGCACCCCAGGTCTCTGGTGCGGGGTGTAGACGTCTGTCGACGTGTTAGACTGACAGGCCGGCTTCGCTTCTTTACCCTCGTCCCGCTCTGCCACCTCTGACCGCTCTTCTACCGCTGCTGTGTAAGTTTAATTGGTTGCAAATGGCTGCAAACGCTTAAAGCGTAGAATCCGAAGCGACGCCATTGAGAGCTACACCCTAATTCAGCACAAAACCTTTGGCCAGGAATCGCAGGAAGTCCTTGAccgggaaaagaaaacacgagACTGCACGAGACACACGAATGTTGtgtcgcatttttttttcggcgttCCAGCACGCTAACCATACACAATGTTTGGATTGTGCTGGagtggttgctgttggacTGAAATCCCCACAACGCAGTAGTCCATGGCGTCATTCCACAGACGTTTGCGACTTAGCGCAAAATGTCGAAAGAGAGTTCGGTGGACCTTGGTTAATGTGTTCTTAACAGCGCATCTCGGCCTgttctgtgcgtgcgtgatccTGTACGTCCTGTGAAGGGCTTGTAGGACAGCAATTTACAACGATATCATTATCAAGTTCGACTGTCGCCACCCGATGGAGCCACCTGGTGGCCCACATTCCGTTGCGCCATAACCTCATTTCAAACCGGCGACAAGCGCTTTCGGCGAGTACCGTGACCAAACTTTTCGACCCCCTGTtggtggaagggagggggggggggggagtcacAACAACATAGTCAGGCCTCGTACACAGACACAAAGGAAGGAGCTTCAACTTGAAACGCTCCGTTGGATTGGAGTCGAACACGGAAAACACGCGGTGCTTTTCGGGATTTCGGGGCTTTCCGTGGCTTGCCCCGGGCCCGGTTGCGGTGCAAGGTGCACGATGGTTCAGTAACCTCAGTTTTGCTTTGGGGGGATGGCAGGCGGAGGGGGTGCGGGGGGTTGTATTGCTACCACGCCATTGCTGTAGCCCCATCGATTTGGAGGGTCTTACCGTCGTGCTGCTCATCGCAGGCGTTGAGTCGGACTTCTGCAGTGATCCGGCAGCTGTggcagtgttggtggtggtggcggttggtgtCGGTGCTTCCGTGTCGCTGATGCCCGTATCGGACGAGTCCTGCTGTACGGTTTGGCCGAGAAAGATTTTAATGTTGATGCGCGAATCTTTGCCCGCCTTCGGGCCCTTCTTGGTACCGGACTCCATTCTATTGTTTTAGGttgcaagagagaaagagagcgagacagagagccaGTCATAAAATCAGTTCAAAATTATTCCTATGGTGCTACTACTTATCGgcaagtggaaaatggaactaCTTTATCTATTTTAATTACACATTTCCTAAAACATCAATCTAAGTGGCAGTAGAACTGGCATACTACAGTTCAATCCATAAGTCTTAGTAGGCTGTTTGCGTTTTCCAAGTGTCATGCACAATTCGAACTTCGATCAATGGTTCCTTTGCCGGATTTAATGCTACTTTAAACTAGGCTGTTCTGCTAGTAACCACACCTTAAACTATAATATTCGGCTAGTAGTACTAATTGAACCACGACCAAGCTAAGTGCATAAAGAACAGAAGAGTGAACCATTCAAAATATCAGAAAGCTTCGCTAAACACTAGCTACTCCTACAAAGTAGGATTACTCTAATCTAGGACTAAGCACTAATCGGTCTGTATTAAAGATCACGAACGCAAACTCCAGCAAGTGCTCGATCACATTACACGCCTTAGTGAAAACTACTGATGAACCAGCTTAGTGCTGCTGGCATCGACTAAGAGGCGTGAGTGTATGAGAAAACCGGTTGAACACTGTGTTGTAAGCCCTTTCTTCCACACGGCTTGGACCTGGGTACGAGTCGCCCAGAAGTAGAGTGCAGCTTAGACCAGGCATCGCAAAACTGCAACATATAGCTAACCAAGATACGCACTCGCTTTTCATCCCGTTTCCGGTGCCGATCCGCGCTCCCTGCTTTCTACCGAAGCCCCAGCCacgctcgatcgatgatccATCCGGCCCCTGCCCCTCTCCAGCATTGGCGACCGCTGCCATTCCCGAGGCGATGGATGAGGctgcggtggcggccaccagTATGCTCTGGTCCAGCGAGAGCTGCTTGCAGAGGATGGCCCTCCGCCCGAGGCGTGCCCGGTCACCCGGTGATGTGATGGCAGGATCTACGGTAATCACGCCTCCTCCGGCTCCACCGGCCGCACTGGCACTCGATGGGCGGCGCCGTTGCGGCAGAGagggctgctgatgctggtgctggtgctggtacccGGGGAGCGGGGTCAcactgccaccactaccacacgCACCGCGATGGGCCTGATTGTAGGTGTGATAATTTTGAAAACGATTCGTATGAATGATCGCACCGGTCACTAGGAACTGACAGAAATGGTCACATCCGTCCGCtggtggcggttgctgctgctgctgctgctgttgctgctgcacgagaGCGTTCGAGAGTGTATTTACCGTCGAGGGTCGGTGGagcgcggtgctgctggtggtgcttccgGTAGCACTGGACAGTAGTGAGCCAGAGTCCAGTCCCGTCAGTGAACCGCTGCTCGAAGAGTGCTCGATACAGGACACCTGCTTCCGGAGcaccgcggcagcagcagcaggatgccttcccggtggtggtcgggacCAGTTTAAGCACCGAGCACTAGACATGATCTTGTTTTAAACCGCAAACCGCACCGTACACGAACTAACTGTAGGTCGTCGTCGAGTAACGCGGTGATCCAACCGAGagcggtagagagagagagagagagagagagagagagagagagagagagagagagagagagagagagagagagagagagagagagaatgagagagtgagaaggacGACAAATCaggacaaaaccaaaaccaaaaaaagaaaaaaagaggaaaaaccgaaactgcCAATCCCCGATCCCGATATCCGATCCGAAAAAACCGATTGACGAAGGTTCGGTTTTGACCCTGTGCCTGCTCCGTGTCCCCCttgatccaccaccacccgcttCTGTCCCGGGAGCTGTGATAGAAGGAGCACCGGAGGAGCAGTTGATGAACGAATGACACGACACTAAATCCTcccctccgtccgtccgtccgtccgtgggaGCAGACCAAGGAGAGTGAAAGGCTTTTCTCCGATTCACCGCGCCACAAATCACATACCCCTGCCCACCTCCCTCCAACGAGGGTCAGACAGGAAAGGGTAGGTGCAGGGTTGTCCTCTCCTGCCTGCCACCTAGACCGGATGGGGTCGTAAAATGCTTTTATTGAAATCGGAACGGATTGACAGGATgcagacacgcacgcacgacaccaaaccgaccgaccgaccgatcgaaccTCGTACACGATACACGACGCTCGCTGTCCCGGTTGCTGGTACCGCGAGTGCGACGGTGAACTTACTGCCGCTGGCTCAAAAGACCCAGGCCAGCACAAGCTCCGGCGAAGCCCGAACGGTGAGTGTTGTGTGCGAAGACgtcggaaccaccaccatgctcCACTAGCGCTGGgcagaaacagcaacagcagaaaggaaggaaaggaaggatgcCAATGCCCTCTAGCGAACTGGTGCTTCGGCTTTTGGAAGTGCCTTCGTCTCTGGCTTCGTTGCCTCGGGGGGTGGGCGCTTTCATTCAAGGATCCTTTTCGGCGAGGGTTGACGAAGGGGAGCCAATCACGAGCGCCAGTCAGCGCAGCGGCCATTAGTAGTAAGCACGATGGcggtttgatgatggtgatgatgacggttgCTGGATATACTATCTGCCGTGGggtctttctctccctttttttttcttaaaaaatCTTTTTAACTTAGATTTAACACTTAATTTCAAACGCGTTTAGCTGAACCACGATTGAGTACTCGGTGGAGTAAATACTAGTTGGCCATGGACTCGTAATGGTTGCTCTGCACCATTGGCACCCCGAGGAGGGTTTATGTGTTAAGGATAACGAGGATTCGAAGCATTGTGCCGTGACATGATGGGCCTACCCAGTGGAGTCCGTTTACCAACCGGCTAGCATGCGATTGATGATTCCGAATCATCATGGGCCCAGAGAAGGTGGTACCACAAAGGGGCTCCACTAAACCACGTCCACGTCCTGAACGTCGTGTGCCATGGAATGGCACAGATACCACCATTTGAGGGTGCGCTTTCGGTTATCCGGAATCACCTGCTTCTCCCCAGCCCTAGGTCCACCCAGAAATTCCCAAATCGAGGAAAGCAAGCAGGAAGGTGTGGCCTGGGGtctggggtggtggttgggtgtTCTTGACACACATAAATTCGGTTGTTATGTTTAATGTTGCTTTCCACCAGCGAATCGTCGGCGAACGATGGAAGAAGCTGTCTCATCGGGgaggtgtgtggtgtgcggcgtggtggttgtttggAACATTTCGCAACATTTCGATGCTGCCTGCGCGCCCGTTTATGGTatggccaatggtggtggcgggtgaaaagggggaaacgtAGGACTACGGctagtggctggctggtggtagAGGTTAGTTTTGTTCGAGGAACGCGCTGGAatgcggtgctgctgtagACACGGTTACGCTCGGATGTGCATTCGTTATCCTTTTCGATCCATTTCGATTAGCTTCACCAGTAGTTGGTTGCAGGTTCATGAACTgtatcgttgctgctgcttcattgtAGTCTGTGAGCGAATATCGCACTGAATAAGCACAAAATCGGTAGCCACCCGAAGGCGAAGATGATATTGTCGATCAAACCTTAACGCTAAGGATATGCTGGTCTCGGAAGCATGATGCGGCTAGCAAGGAGTTTCCTGCTGTCATCCAGCTCGAGGTCATCATATGCAGCAGTAGCTTCCATCGTGTCGTCTTCTTCACTTCCTCGCTAACCATTTGTTGTCCGCTGACAGGCCGGCCGGCGGTCTGATTGGAACCGAGCGAACGGGATTGATGGACAGGAAAATGATGGCCATTTCACGGACTTCAAATTCCCCAAATTTCACCGCTCATGCAGAAATGATTACATTTCAGTGATCGTTTACTGACGCTGTACCTATCCGTTGGGCTGACCTTGATCGAGAATTGTGTTGTTTGGTCGTAAAATGTATGACAAATTGACTTCcagcctactactgctactgcctaCCTCTACGCATGCAGATCCATCATCGCTGAAGCCCAGAGGTTACTTTGACTTTCAATATAGCGTTCACGGCGCATGAGGCACGTGATGGTGGAATGCTGAGAATGCAAATTTGCGGGCAATTCGCGTTCGTCTTTTCGAGCGAACGGGACGCATGGGGTATTGTTTATGATTCCTTGACTCCCACCACTATCACCGCCGCGACTCCTTCCCAATGAAGCACTAGGACGACGAGTGTAACCGATTTGGCACATCATTTATCCATCATTTCCCGCGCCCCGCGCATGGCTGGCCACCGTTGGGGCGCGATGGGTATAGATCAAACGGTACACACCGCGGTtcgggccaccaccatcaccaccgccaccggcggtAGCAACTGCTAGCAGTCTgaggagcgcgcgcacgcctcGTTTCACCAGAAAGCATCGTAAATTGGTGGTCCCTTTTGTGGTTTCGTATCGTATCCGTACGGATGGCCCTTTTCGGCAGTGAAACTGGAATTTGCACAACAAACCCTCTgactgtctgctgctgctactcccagTTGTGGCCAATCGCGGCCAAGAGCGCATCGTAAATTCGGTTCGCGAACTGTCGCACCaccgcaatggcaatggcatcgATACACGCACAGGACAAGCGGGCCGGGCTGGGCAGGCAGGTGGTTAAGGACACGGCCAAACTGGAAGAAAAATAAGAGCAGTCTGTTTACCGACCCATATTCCACCGATTTCAATAGGTGCTTCGaagtcgcttcgcttctttctATCGATCAAAGAGGTCGCTGCTCATTTATGCTTATTCGATTCCAAAGGTTTTATTGGAGGCCATCCTGCAATGGCCAGCACAAACTGGGCAGACTAATTCTATGGTACCACACCGCAGCTTTTCGATTGCATCCCGCTTCGATGGGGCGTCTCGCTGGCGTATGAAGTCTATCTGGTGGTGTATTAACATTTTTATTCTTACGAATTGTAACGGTTTCTATTACTACTCGGCTATCTATTCGTATCACATTATGCTATCCCCGATTCCTCACAAAATACGGGAGCAATCAGGAGTTCTCGTTTGTAAGATCTCTCGTGGAAAGGAATCGTGGCACAGCCGATTCCTCCATCTCGACTCAGTTCAGCGTCTTTGGCCACCGGGATAGCCGGAAAACGTTGGCCAGCAATCACCAGTTATCCTGCGGTAACCTGTACGTCCAGTTATCGCTCCGCACCACCGTTATCACTGGGCCGTAGTAGGGGATGATGTATGCCGATCCATCGGCTGGTCCAACGACCTGTGTCGCTATCAGTATCACGTCAACCAGCTGACcgagaaacataaaaccgaGTGTACAGAACTTCAGCAATCCCAGTGCCGGGTATCCGAGGTAGAATCGATCCGCTCCGAACATTCCCAAAAacacggacagcagcagggcCGTATCGAAGTGATAACCATTGCTGCAAGTAAGCGAAGGGAAAGAATTAACAAAAATCGGCCTCCCCCGAATAAATCCTGGCATCCTTGTGCTCGAGGGTGCAACACTCACGTCCATTTGCAGGGCAGTTCCCGGGTGAAGCTGGCATTCTTCGTCTCGCTACATACAATACCATCGGCCGCTATGCACCAGACGCGAGCCTTGTTCTCCTTGGTGCATCCGTATAGCTGCTGGGTGCGGGGATCGATCTGGCGCAGCGACGGATCCGGACAGAGGAACTGACCCATCCGCAAACTGTTGCAATCTATTTCCGCCTCCTGCGACGTCGGTAGCAGCGATACCAGCACTAGCAAACCAGCGATTGCTGCTGAGCGAACATGGAACAGGCAGGGAAGGTACACCATGTTCTTGCTTAGGTTTAATCTACTTAAATAAGAGTTTTTTAACGAATTTTTCGGTAAAATTCACGGCACGGCGGCAGCACGATaagattttgtttgtttacaaacCAAGCGCCTTTGACATTACCTGCTCACTATGGCGGTGAGAAATCGACTCAAAATTCTCACTCACGTATTTGAATTTCCATCCACGTGATTGGTCGCACGTGTTTCCTGAATTAGAACAGAACGCTCGCAAAGATACGGCACATAATTCTTTATTGAGATCTCTGTTAACATAATAATTGCCTCCTCTGTTTCAACTCTTCAGTGTGCTGAGTTCCCGTTGAGCCACTCTTACCCCTTTGCATGATCTCCTGTATTCGCTCGAACGATTGGCCTTTCGTTTCCGGTATAATGTAGTAGATCAACACCCCGGTCACGGCGGTACAGCCGGCAAAGATCCAGAACGAAACGTACGTACCGGCCCCATCGGAAATGACCTGGAATAGCTTGACGACCGAAAACACGACCGCCGAAGTGATCACCGCAAACACGGTGTTCGCCATCGCTTTAATATGCTTCGGGAACACCTCCCCAAGGATGGCAAACGGAACAGTGGCCAACCCGACCGCGAACGAAACAATAAACACCAGCACGGCCACAAACGGTATCCAGCCGTGGGCGGCTCCCGGTTCCGGCGAAAGCTCACCCGCATTATCGAGCGTAAAGTACACGGCACAAGTAGTCAACCCAACGAATGAACCGGCGGTcgagatgagcagcagcggtcGACGTCCAGTACGATCGACGAGGAAGGTCGGTAACATCACGGAACCAAGCTGTACCAGGGCGAGCACAATCGATAGCTCGGCCGCCGACAACGGAAGCGCCAACCGAGAGAAGATGGTCTGTGAGTAGCCGAGGATGGCATTAATACCGGTCAATTGCATACCGAGCGATAGGAGCAGAATGATGAGAAGGCTTTTCCGGTTTGTCGGGACAAACAATTGACCTAGAGGGTTACTCGTTGTCTGCTTGCTATGCTCAACCAGCTTTTTCATGCGTCCCAACTCACTAATGATGGCCTCGTCACGCCGTAACCATCGTAGACTGCTGGCGGCAGCTTGATCGTCACCACGAGCCAGCAGGTAGTACGGTGTCTCGGGCATCCAGGCGAACACGACACAAAACAGGGCGGGAAAAGCCAGCGATATCCATGCCAGCGCCCGGAAGCCTACATACGGACCGATCGAGTACTGGAGCAGAAAGGCCAGCTTGGCCATGACCGTCACTAACACGCCGGTCGAACCACGGACCGCGTCCGATGATATTTCACCGAGATAGATCGGAGTGACGGAGTAGGCGAGCCCGTAACCGAATCCATGGAGCAACCGAGCCGCGTACAGTACACCGATGGATTGGGCAAAGGCGATCATTACCCAACCGGCCACTATTGGGAGCGCCGATCCCATCAGTACCTTCCAGCGACCGTACCGATCGACGAGCAGGCCACAAGCGATCGGACCGAACAGGGCACCAATCGAGAGCAGTGACACAATCCATGAACCTTCATCGGCAGTGATGGGTATGGGGGAATCGGGACCACGGAGCATCGGTATCGCCGGTGAAGACCAGCCTGCACAGGCTACCGACGCCACCAGGGATGAGGTTGCTGGAaattaaaagagaaaaagggaaaagttaAGGAAAGGATACATCAGAGAACAGCTTGGTAGCAAGTCGACCGCCCAATGCACCCATGTTACCTGCAAGAGCGGCAAGATACTCATTACGATACTGTCCACGTCGGGTTGTCGGTGTCATCATTGTCTGCTGCAATCGCTGCTGAACTGCCGCTGCCGTGTGCTACTGCTCACTGTCGGCAACGAAATGTCTTCCATTTCAGGGGGTGGCGACTGTAGCGGTGGATGTGCCTTACCTGGAGcaagttttatgattttttcttCCCAAATCAACCACGACAAATGTGTGATATGGAAGGTTTACGGCACAATGGTACCATCCAGCCATAAAAGAGATCTTTCGAAACAGCGACGATCCTGCCGCTATCAGATTGAATGGCACGCGGCCAAGGCTAGGACATTAGGATGGGATAGCTACAGCCGAATCAGCGGTACGGACagagcaccgacagcagcagcagcagcagcagcagtaagttgggagctgcagctgcagcgatAACAGTTGATATCGGAACAGCCTTCATAAATCTCTTATCTAGAGCACCATTCTCTTGGGAGGAGTGTCATTAGCGTCGCGTAGACCACATCGTAGCTCACGGCTTACCTCGTTTATTCTCGACAAAGTTCATTGGTCGTCCAGATGTGAAGATCCCATATGGAACATGGAAGACAAATCCTGGCAAACTGACGACGGATTATCGTGAAAAGATATATGTATTCTCCTGGAGGGGGGGGACGAAGCTATTTTCATATGCGCATCTGAGACTTGAACCGTGTCCAGAAGCgacgaacgcggataagaatTAGCGAGGAGAATTATCAAAAGGATGTTTGGTCCGGTATGTTCGGAAGAAAAATAGAGGAATCGAAACAATTCAGAACTTAGGAGACatattttcttctcttctttagctattcactgttttttttttaaataattagtTCAGAATAGATCGAATAATTGCTGTTCTGTTCAAGACTTACTTATGAACCGTATTCCTAATTCTGCGCGAACGCTACTATGATGACAGAAACGCATGATAACCAAGCTTAGCAACCATAGCATAGTCAGCATAATCACCATTGACAATATTTCAGTGGTCAAGGCGGGATTTAGGCGAAtggaagacgacgacccagcccagAAGTAAGTAAATATAGATACATGCACTTCG
This sequence is a window from Anopheles darlingi chromosome 3, idAnoDarlMG_H_01, whole genome shotgun sequence. Protein-coding genes within it:
- the LOC125955200 gene encoding TM2 domain-containing protein CG10795 is translated as MVYLPCLFHVRSAAIAGLLVLVSLLPTSQEAEIDCNSLRMGQFLCPDPSLRQIDPRTQQLYGCTKENKARVWCIAADGIVCSETKNASFTRELPCKWTNGYHFDTALLLSVFLGMFGADRFYLGYPALGLLKFCTLGFMFLGQLVDVILIATQVVGPADGSAYIIPYYGPVITVVRSDNWTYRLPQDNW
- the LOC125955720 gene encoding facilitated trehalose transporter Tret1-like — encoded protein: MTPTTRRGQYRNEYLAALAATSSLVASVACAGWSSPAIPMLRGPDSPIPITADEGSWIVSLLSIGALFGPIACGLLVDRYGRWKVLMGSALPIVAGWVMIAFAQSIGVLYAARLLHGFGYGLAYSVTPIYLGEISSDAVRGSTGVLVTVMAKLAFLLQYSIGPYVGFRALAWISLAFPALFCVVFAWMPETPYYLLARGDDQAAASSLRWLRRDEAIISELGRMKKLVEHSKQTTSNPLGQLFVPTNRKSLLIILLLSLGMQLTGINAILGYSQTIFSRLALPLSAAELSIVLALVQLGSVMLPTFLVDRTGRRPLLLISTAGSFVGLTTCAVYFTLDNAGELSPEPGAAHGWIPFVAVLVFIVSFAVGLATVPFAILGEVFPKHIKAMANTVFAVITSAVVFSVVKLFQVISDGAGTYVSFWIFAGCTAVTGVLIYYIIPETKGQSFERIQEIMQRGKSGSTGTQHTEELKQRRQLLC